Part of the Catalinimonas alkaloidigena genome is shown below.
GGAGAAAGAGCAGCTTTCTAATTTGGATAAAAAGTTATACCTGATCAACAGTAACGCTACGCCTACTGCCATAGAAGGTCTGGAGGAAACCGGTGTGGACTACGATTTGATAGATATACACGATAGTGGACATTATCCGATGATAGAGCAAGCAGAGGAACTTAACCGCCTGCTTCGTCAGGTTTTGAACAAAATATAAGATTTTAAAGGACATAGTCAAATGTTATGAAGCCATATAAGACGCTCATTAGTCCTCAGCAGTCAGAATTCTTTCGGGAGCAGGGCTATCTGAAAATCGCACAGCTACTTACTGCTGAACAGCTCAGCTATTACCGGGAACTATATGAGGATTTTCTGGAGAATAAAATTGATGCTTCCCGCTATCGCTCTGATCTGGGTGGGCATGCGGAAGATACTAAGTCAGAGGGGATTCAGGAGCGTATCACTCAGATCATGGTGCCTGGCAGGCTGATTCCTGATTTGCTGGATAAGCCATTGCATCAGCAAAGCTTAGCCATAGCCAAGGCCCTTTTGGGAGATGATATGGCGCTGGATTTTGATATGCTGATTGACAAAGCCCCTTTTTCCAACACACCTACGCCCTGGCATCAGGACTGTGCCTACTGGATTGATATGCCTGATCTGCGGGCGGTGAGCTGCTGGGTGGCGCTGGATACAGCTATCATAGATAATGGCTGCATGTGGTATGTCCCCCAATCTCACCAGCTTCCTATGCGCCCTCATCGTCCTGCCGGTAAGGGAGGAGGCGCTTTGGAATGTGAAGCTTCTGAAGAAGAAGGCATAGCCGTTGAGCTTCAGGCGGGAGATTGTGTACTGCATCAGGGAGGAACTTTACACTACAGTCGGGGCAATACCACAGCCCATCGGCGCAGAGCCTTCATCACCAATTTCAGGC
Proteins encoded:
- a CDS encoding phytanoyl-CoA dioxygenase family protein — translated: MKPYKTLISPQQSEFFREQGYLKIAQLLTAEQLSYYRELYEDFLENKIDASRYRSDLGGHAEDTKSEGIQERITQIMVPGRLIPDLLDKPLHQQSLAIAKALLGDDMALDFDMLIDKAPFSNTPTPWHQDCAYWIDMPDLRAVSCWVALDTAIIDNGCMWYVPQSHQLPMRPHRPAGKGGGALECEASEEEGIAVELQAGDCVLHQGGTLHYSRGNTTAHRRRAFITNFRPQQMIELERAQGYDHTGEREVRRK